In the genome of Chryseobacterium oryzae, one region contains:
- the nusA gene encoding transcription termination factor NusA, with product MDNIALIESFGDFKDEKGISKIDLMAIIEDSLKTLLRKRYDSDDHFDVIVNPDKGDFQIFLNKTIVEDEMSEDDDLEIEISAAKKIDPTFEVGEDFTMEIPVAQLGRRNILTLKQILATKLQEHNNAMLYEQFRDRIGEIVIGEIHHIRHKHVILLDDEGNEFILPKENQIPSDFFKKGENIRAIVESVDFKGSKPQIIISRTAPKFLEKLLELEIPEIQDGTIILKKAVRIPGEKAKIAVDAYDDRIDPVGACVGVKGSRIHGVVRELRNENIDVIQWSKNPEIMVKRALGNVTINKIDINEDTNYALVYTPVEEISKVIGKQGQNIRLASWLSGYEIDVYREASEDDDVDLREFNDDIEQWILDEFNKVGLTTAKSVLDKDTESLLNMVDLEEETIEDVKRILREEFED from the coding sequence ATGGATAATATAGCGTTGATTGAATCCTTTGGTGATTTTAAAGACGAAAAAGGGATCAGTAAAATAGATTTAATGGCAATCATTGAAGATTCCCTTAAAACATTGCTTAGAAAAAGATACGATTCTGACGATCATTTTGATGTAATTGTAAATCCTGATAAAGGAGATTTTCAGATATTTTTAAATAAAACAATCGTTGAAGACGAAATGTCTGAAGATGATGATCTTGAAATTGAAATATCCGCAGCCAAAAAAATAGATCCTACTTTTGAAGTTGGGGAAGATTTTACCATGGAAATTCCGGTTGCACAGTTAGGAAGAAGAAATATTTTAACGCTGAAACAGATTTTAGCAACAAAATTGCAGGAGCATAATAATGCAATGTTGTATGAGCAGTTCAGAGACAGAATCGGCGAAATCGTTATTGGAGAAATTCACCACATCCGACACAAGCATGTAATTTTACTTGATGATGAAGGAAATGAATTTATTCTACCAAAAGAAAATCAGATTCCTTCAGATTTCTTCAAAAAAGGCGAAAATATCCGAGCAATTGTAGAAAGTGTAGATTTTAAAGGTTCTAAACCGCAGATTATTATCTCAAGAACAGCTCCGAAATTTTTGGAGAAATTATTAGAATTGGAGATTCCTGAAATTCAGGACGGAACAATTATTCTTAAGAAAGCAGTAAGAATTCCTGGTGAAAAAGCGAAAATTGCTGTAGATGCTTATGACGACAGAATAGATCCGGTAGGAGCGTGTGTCGGAGTAAAAGGATCAAGAATTCACGGTGTTGTAAGAGAATTGAGAAACGAAAATATAGATGTTATTCAGTGGTCTAAAAACCCTGAAATCATGGTGAAGAGAGCTTTAGGAAATGTTACCATCAATAAAATTGACATCAACGAGGATACTAATTATGCTTTAGTATATACTCCAGTTGAAGAGATTTCCAAAGTTATCGGTAAGCAGGGGCAAAACATCAGACTGGCTTCGTGGCTGTCTGGCTACGAAATTGATGTATACAGAGAAGCCAGTGAAGATGATGACGTAGACTTGAGAGAGTTTAATGATGATATCGAACAGTGGATTTTGGATGAATTTAATAAAGTAGGTCTTACTACGGCAAAATCGGTGTTGGATAAGGATACAGAAAGTTTGCTGAATATGGTAGATCTTGAAGAGGAAACCATTGAAGATGTAAAACGTATTCTGAGAGAAGAATTTGAAGATTAA
- the rimP gene encoding ribosome assembly cofactor RimP, protein MEFRKNIETLLNDFLETRKDLFLIDLKFSASDDITVILDGDNGVSVQDCLDASRAIEFNMDREEHDFSLQVMSAGLSEPLSIPRQYQKNIGREIEVLLNDSSEIEGELAKVDEEKITLILRYRKPKDIGKGKVDVVEEKEISYTEIKKALVVIKF, encoded by the coding sequence ATGGAGTTTAGAAAAAATATTGAAACATTATTAAATGATTTCCTGGAAACAAGAAAGGATTTGTTTCTTATTGATTTGAAGTTTTCTGCATCGGACGATATTACCGTAATTTTAGATGGAGATAATGGAGTTTCTGTGCAGGACTGTCTGGATGCAAGCCGTGCAATAGAGTTTAATATGGATAGGGAAGAGCATGATTTCAGTTTGCAGGTAATGTCTGCGGGACTAAGTGAGCCGCTTTCTATTCCTAGGCAGTATCAGAAAAATATTGGGCGAGAGATTGAAGTTCTTTTGAATGATTCTTCTGAAATTGAAGGAGAGCTTGCTAAGGTGGACGAAGAAAAAATTACCTTGATACTTCGTTACAGAAAACCTAAAGATATCGGCAAAGGCAAAGTAGATGTGGTGGAAGAAAAAGAAATCTCTTACACGGAGATTAAAAAGGCATTGGTAGTAATTAAATTTTAA
- a CDS encoding UDP-glucose dehydrogenase family protein produces the protein MNITIVGTGYVGLVTGTTLAELGNSVYCVDIDEKKVEGMKNGIVPIYEPNLEEMFLRNIQSERLFFTTDLKEALDKSEVIYLALPTPPGEDGSADLSYVLKVAHDIGEMMTEYKVVVNKSTVPVGTADKVREMISSKTNLAFDVVSNPEFLREGFAVEDSMNPARVVVGSSSEKAKEIMAKIYQPFTNTGTPIIFMDEKSSELTKYAANSFLAVKITFMNEIANYCEKVGADVDKVRLGMGSDDRIGHRFLFPGIGYGGSCFPKDVKALIKSGKDDNFDFEILQATEKVNIAQKVILSSEIEKYFGGNLKGKRIAMWGLAFKANTDDIREASSLDNIAILLEKGAEIVAYDLIAEENVKKLLGDRISYANTMYDALEGADALFIATEWPEFKNPNFSLMAKKMNNKAIFDGRNMFPLELPQQNGFYYKSIGRKTIQQ, from the coding sequence TTGAATATTACAATAGTAGGAACGGGCTATGTAGGATTGGTTACAGGAACCACTCTTGCAGAACTTGGAAATTCTGTATACTGTGTTGATATAGATGAAAAAAAAGTTGAAGGAATGAAAAACGGCATAGTTCCCATCTATGAGCCGAATCTTGAAGAAATGTTCCTCAGAAATATACAGTCTGAAAGATTGTTTTTCACCACCGATTTAAAAGAAGCTTTAGATAAAAGCGAAGTTATTTACTTAGCACTCCCTACTCCACCCGGAGAAGACGGATCTGCCGATCTTTCTTATGTGTTGAAGGTAGCACATGATATTGGAGAAATGATGACCGAATACAAGGTTGTTGTAAATAAAAGCACTGTTCCTGTAGGAACCGCAGATAAAGTTAGAGAAATGATCTCTTCTAAAACAAATTTAGCATTTGATGTGGTTTCGAATCCCGAATTTTTACGCGAAGGATTTGCCGTAGAAGACTCTATGAACCCTGCGAGAGTGGTTGTAGGATCTAGCTCTGAAAAGGCAAAAGAAATAATGGCTAAAATTTATCAGCCATTTACCAATACAGGAACTCCTATTATTTTCATGGACGAGAAATCTTCCGAACTTACTAAATATGCCGCAAATTCTTTTCTGGCAGTAAAAATCACGTTTATGAACGAGATTGCCAATTATTGCGAAAAAGTTGGAGCCGATGTTGACAAAGTAAGATTGGGAATGGGAAGCGACGACAGAATTGGCCACAGGTTCTTGTTTCCGGGCATTGGTTACGGAGGAAGCTGTTTTCCTAAAGATGTAAAAGCTTTAATAAAATCTGGCAAAGACGACAATTTCGATTTTGAAATATTACAGGCAACCGAAAAAGTAAACATTGCACAAAAAGTTATTCTTTCTTCTGAAATTGAAAAATATTTTGGAGGAAATTTAAAAGGGAAAAGAATTGCGATGTGGGGACTTGCTTTTAAAGCCAATACAGACGACATTAGAGAAGCTTCTTCTTTGGATAATATTGCTATTCTTTTAGAAAAAGGTGCAGAAATTGTCGCTTACGACCTTATTGCTGAAGAGAATGTAAAAAAACTTTTAGGTGACAGAATATCTTACGCCAACACGATGTATGACGCACTTGAAGGTGCAGATGCTTTATTCATTGCTACAGAATGGCCCGAGTTTAAAAATCCGAATTTCTCTCTTATGGCAAAAAAAATGAACAACAAGGCAATATTCGACGGTAGAAATATGTTTCCTTTGGAGCTTCCACAGCAAAACGGCTTCTATTATAAATCTATCGGAAGAAAAACAATTCAACAATAA
- the rfbB gene encoding dTDP-glucose 4,6-dehydratase — protein sequence MKNIIITGGAGFIGSHVVREFVKNNPDTKIINLDALTYAGNLENLKDIENEPNYIFEKADITKPEELRKVFEKYNPDAIVHLAAESHVDRSITDPMAFINTNVNGTANLLNLCKEFWTLNPEHTHGRFPNEKRTNLFYHVSTDEVYGSLGETGFFLETTPYDPQSPYSASKAASDHLVRAYGNTYGMPFIVSNCSNNYGPNHFPEKLIPLCISNILNEKDLPIYGDGKYTRDWLFVIDHARAIHQIFNEAKTGETYNIGGFNEWQNIDLVKELIKQLDAKLGKPEGYSEKLITYVKDRPGHDKRYAIDANKLNKDLGWKPSVTFEEGLSKTIDWFLENKEWLDNVTSGDYQKYYDKQYS from the coding sequence ATGAAAAATATAATCATTACAGGTGGTGCAGGATTCATTGGTTCTCACGTTGTCAGAGAATTTGTAAAGAATAATCCAGATACCAAAATTATCAATCTGGATGCGTTAACATATGCGGGTAATCTTGAAAATCTAAAAGATATTGAAAATGAACCCAATTACATTTTCGAAAAAGCAGATATTACCAAACCGGAAGAACTAAGAAAAGTATTTGAAAAATACAACCCCGATGCAATAGTGCATTTGGCAGCAGAAAGCCATGTAGACCGAAGTATTACAGATCCAATGGCATTTATTAATACCAATGTAAACGGAACCGCCAATCTTCTTAATCTTTGTAAAGAATTTTGGACTTTAAATCCGGAACACACACACGGTAGATTTCCTAATGAAAAAAGAACGAATCTCTTTTATCACGTTTCCACAGATGAAGTTTATGGAAGCTTGGGAGAAACAGGCTTCTTTCTAGAAACAACTCCTTACGATCCACAATCGCCATATTCTGCAAGTAAAGCCGCATCCGACCATTTGGTAAGAGCATACGGAAATACGTATGGTATGCCTTTTATAGTTTCCAATTGTTCAAACAATTACGGACCAAACCATTTTCCGGAAAAGCTAATTCCGCTTTGTATTTCTAATATACTTAATGAAAAAGATTTACCTATCTATGGTGATGGAAAATATACAAGAGATTGGTTATTTGTAATCGATCACGCAAGAGCAATTCATCAAATCTTCAACGAGGCAAAAACAGGAGAAACGTACAACATCGGAGGATTTAACGAATGGCAGAACATTGATTTGGTGAAAGAATTAATTAAACAACTCGACGCCAAATTAGGAAAACCGGAAGGTTATTCTGAAAAACTAATCACCTACGTTAAAGACAGACCAGGACATGATAAACGTTACGCAATAGATGCCAATAAACTTAATAAAGATCTAGGTTGGAAACCCTCTGTAACTTTCGAAGAAGGCTTATCAAAAACGATTGACTGGTTTTTGGAAAACAAAGAATGGCTGGATAATGTAACTTCCGGAGATTATCAGAAATACTACGACAAGCAATATTCTTAA
- the rfbA gene encoding glucose-1-phosphate thymidylyltransferase RfbA, with product MKGIILAGGSGTRLYPLTIAVSKQLMPVYDKPMIYYPLSTLLLAGIKDILIITTPHDQAGFIKLLGDGSQIGCNIQYKIQPSPDGLAQAFILGDEFIGNDAAALVLGDNIFYGSEMGTLLKHKTNPDGGVVFAYHVTDPERYGVVEFDDDFKAISIQEKPLKPKSNYAVPGLYFYDNDVVEISKNIKPSPRGELEITDVNNVYLSKNKLEVGVLDRGTAWLDTGTFDSLHDASEFVSVIEKRQGFKIGCIEEIAWRNKFINDEKLLETATKYGKSGYGNYLKNLIK from the coding sequence ATGAAAGGAATTATTCTAGCTGGAGGTTCAGGAACCAGATTATATCCATTAACCATTGCAGTAAGCAAGCAACTGATGCCTGTTTATGACAAACCCATGATCTATTATCCACTTTCTACGCTTTTATTGGCAGGGATTAAAGATATTTTAATTATCACAACACCACACGATCAGGCAGGTTTTATTAAACTTTTGGGTGACGGATCACAAATTGGATGCAATATTCAATACAAAATACAGCCAAGTCCGGACGGATTGGCACAGGCATTTATTTTAGGAGATGAATTTATCGGAAATGATGCAGCAGCATTAGTGTTAGGCGATAATATTTTCTACGGCTCTGAAATGGGAACACTTCTCAAACACAAAACCAATCCAGACGGCGGAGTAGTCTTCGCATACCATGTTACAGACCCCGAACGTTATGGAGTGGTAGAATTTGATGATGATTTTAAAGCAATATCCATTCAAGAAAAGCCTTTGAAACCAAAGTCGAATTATGCCGTACCCGGATTATATTTCTACGACAACGATGTCGTGGAAATTTCAAAAAACATTAAACCATCACCAAGAGGCGAACTGGAAATTACAGATGTAAATAATGTCTATCTGAGCAAAAACAAATTGGAAGTAGGCGTTCTAGACAGAGGTACCGCTTGGCTGGATACAGGAACTTTCGATTCTCTTCATGATGCATCGGAGTTTGTAAGTGTAATCGAAAAACGACAGGGCTTTAAAATCGGCTGCATCGAAGAAATTGCATGGAGAAATAAATTCATTAATGACGAAAAGCTTTTAGAAACTGCAACAAAATACGGAAAAAGCGGATATGGGAACTACCTTAAAAATTTAATAAAATAA
- a CDS encoding ABC transporter permease — MNEPQQKWTQTIEAHHSLFKLNLKEVWQYRDLVFMFVKRDFIASFKQTILGPLWFFINPILTTIVFTLVFGGIANLPTDGIPPILFYLAGNTLWGYFSTTMLSVSNVFTGNAGIFGKVYFPRLVTPISTIISSFMRLGIQLVLFWIVLGYYFYKGEVHPNSWAFFFPVLIIFLALFSLGLGMIFSSLTTKYRDLSLLLGFGVSLFMWFTPVILPTSLVKQKLGSYGFLADLNPLTPIFECFKYGFIGSGDFDVSRLLMSFAFIIVVLLLGIVIFNKSEKSFIDTV; from the coding sequence ATGAATGAACCACAGCAAAAGTGGACACAAACCATTGAAGCCCATCACTCTTTATTCAAACTTAATTTAAAAGAAGTTTGGCAATACCGCGATCTTGTGTTCATGTTTGTAAAAAGAGACTTTATTGCATCTTTTAAGCAAACTATTTTGGGACCACTTTGGTTTTTCATTAATCCTATTTTAACGACTATTGTTTTCACTTTAGTTTTTGGGGGCATAGCCAATCTTCCAACAGACGGCATCCCTCCTATTCTCTTCTATCTTGCGGGTAATACACTTTGGGGATATTTCAGTACCACAATGCTGAGCGTTTCTAATGTATTTACCGGAAATGCAGGAATTTTCGGCAAAGTATATTTCCCAAGATTAGTTACTCCAATCTCTACCATCATTTCCAGCTTTATGCGGTTGGGAATACAATTGGTTTTATTTTGGATTGTATTAGGATATTATTTTTACAAAGGCGAAGTACATCCCAATTCCTGGGCGTTTTTCTTCCCTGTGTTAATTATATTTCTGGCTTTATTTTCTTTAGGATTAGGAATGATTTTCTCTTCTCTTACAACAAAATACAGAGATTTATCGTTGCTTTTAGGATTTGGAGTAAGTTTATTCATGTGGTTTACACCGGTAATTTTACCCACTTCTTTGGTGAAGCAGAAACTTGGAAGCTATGGATTCTTAGCAGATCTTAATCCTTTAACGCCGATTTTTGAATGTTTTAAATACGGTTTTATAGGTTCCGGAGACTTTGATGTTTCAAGACTTTTGATGAGTTTTGCATTCATCATTGTGGTTTTACTTCTTGGAATCGTTATCTTTAATAAATCTGAAAAATCTTTTATAGATACTGTTTAA
- a CDS encoding ABC transporter ATP-binding protein has protein sequence MLALKAENISKQYRLGQVGTGTLTHDLNRFWHKVRGKEDPYLKIGEANDRSSKGSSDYVWSLRDINFEIEQGDAVGIIGRNGAGKSTLLKILSKVTKPTTGKVYTNGRIASLLEVGTGFHPEMTGRENIFLNGAILGMTRKEITRKFDEIVEFSGVERYIDTPVKRYSSGMYVRLAFAVAAHLESEILIVDEVLAVGDAEFQKKCLGKMGDVTKSEGRTILFVSHNMAAISALCNKGIYIKNGLIASQGNISQITSDYLLSDDGFITFINDFSKYKIDNSIFKPLEFSLLDENRNVIENYARNDSNIFVNFKFEINQIHDDFNFGIAVYDLHDQILFWSFNTDVEQEKRVSLKTGENKIELQIPKHLLNEGEYVIHLMASIHYKYWIIEPNVNSPKINLKIQGGLSNSEKWLERRNGILAPIIEYHNVKD, from the coding sequence ATGCTTGCATTAAAAGCTGAAAATATATCAAAACAATACCGACTCGGACAGGTTGGTACAGGAACTCTTACGCATGACCTTAATCGGTTTTGGCACAAGGTAAGAGGTAAAGAAGACCCTTATCTTAAAATTGGAGAAGCCAACGATCGTTCTTCCAAAGGGAGTTCTGACTATGTGTGGTCTCTTCGTGATATTAATTTTGAAATTGAACAAGGTGATGCCGTTGGTATTATAGGTAGAAACGGAGCAGGAAAATCTACACTTCTTAAAATCTTAAGTAAAGTTACCAAACCTACAACAGGAAAAGTCTACACCAACGGAAGAATTGCATCTTTATTAGAAGTAGGAACAGGCTTTCACCCAGAAATGACTGGCCGTGAAAATATTTTTCTAAATGGCGCCATCTTAGGAATGACCCGCAAAGAGATTACGCGAAAATTTGATGAAATTGTAGAATTTTCTGGTGTAGAACGCTACATAGACACTCCTGTAAAAAGATATTCTTCCGGGATGTATGTTCGTTTGGCTTTTGCGGTGGCCGCACACTTAGAATCAGAAATCCTGATTGTGGATGAGGTTTTGGCAGTAGGTGATGCCGAGTTTCAGAAAAAATGTTTGGGAAAAATGGGCGATGTTACAAAGAGTGAGGGAAGAACTATTTTGTTTGTGAGCCATAATATGGCAGCGATATCTGCACTTTGTAATAAAGGAATTTATATAAAAAATGGTTTAATAGCATCTCAAGGAAACATTTCTCAAATTACTAGTGATTATTTGTTGAGCGATGATGGGTTTATAACTTTCATAAATGATTTTAGTAAATACAAAATTGATAACTCTATTTTTAAACCATTAGAGTTTTCTTTGTTAGATGAAAATAGAAATGTTATAGAAAACTATGCACGTAATGATAGTAATATTTTTGTCAATTTCAAATTTGAGATAAATCAGATTCATGATGATTTTAATTTTGGAATTGCTGTTTACGATTTACACGATCAAATTTTGTTTTGGTCTTTCAATACTGATGTAGAACAAGAAAAAAGAGTTTCTTTAAAAACTGGCGAGAATAAAATTGAATTACAAATACCAAAACATCTTTTAAATGAGGGAGAATATGTAATTCATCTAATGGCAAGTATACATTACAAATATTGGATAATTGAGCCCAATGTGAACTCTCCTAAAATAAATTTAAAAATTCAAGGTGGATTAAGTAACTCTGAAAAATGGCTTGAGAGAAGAAATGGAATTTTAGCACCAATAATAGAATATCACAATGTTAAAGATTAG
- a CDS encoding GDP-L-fucose synthase family protein, which yields MNKSSKIYITGHRGMLGSTTLNLFKEAGYTNIITATHSELDLTNQQAVEDFFQKEKPEYVIHIAAKVGGIKANIDNPAIFLYDNLIMQANVIQSSYKNGVKKFVFLGSSCIYPKESPQPMKEEYLLTGKLEPTNEGYAIGKIAGIKLLETYYQQYGFKSISLMPSNLYGPNDSFDLAHAHVLSSLVKRFVDAKEENATSVTLWGTGIARREFLHVSDCARAILFMFENYNSPEFINIGPGDDIGIRQLAETIADKVDYKGELIWDDTKPNGMLRKCMDVSKMRETAFQPKTTLDQGIDEVIKRYKELKKNNTNV from the coding sequence ATGAATAAATCCTCAAAAATATACATTACAGGACATCGCGGAATGTTGGGAAGCACTACTTTAAATTTATTTAAAGAAGCGGGTTATACCAATATTATTACGGCAACTCATTCCGAATTGGATCTAACTAATCAACAAGCTGTTGAAGATTTTTTCCAAAAAGAAAAACCTGAATATGTCATTCATATCGCTGCAAAAGTGGGCGGTATAAAAGCCAATATAGACAATCCTGCGATATTTCTGTATGATAATCTTATCATGCAGGCAAATGTAATCCAGTCTTCCTACAAAAACGGAGTAAAAAAGTTTGTTTTTTTAGGCAGTTCATGCATTTATCCCAAAGAATCTCCGCAACCAATGAAAGAGGAATATCTTCTCACCGGCAAACTAGAGCCAACAAATGAAGGTTACGCCATTGGTAAAATTGCAGGAATTAAGTTATTAGAAACCTATTATCAGCAATATGGTTTCAAGAGCATTAGTTTGATGCCGAGTAATCTTTACGGTCCCAATGACAGCTTTGATTTGGCACACGCTCATGTTTTGTCTTCACTTGTCAAAAGATTTGTAGATGCTAAAGAAGAAAACGCAACATCTGTTACACTTTGGGGAACCGGTATCGCAAGAAGAGAATTTTTACACGTAAGTGACTGTGCAAGAGCAATTTTATTTATGTTTGAAAACTATAATTCGCCAGAATTCATCAACATTGGTCCTGGTGATGATATCGGAATCCGACAATTGGCAGAAACCATCGCTGATAAAGTAGATTATAAAGGTGAACTGATTTGGGATGATACAAAACCAAACGGAATGCTGAGAAAATGTATGGATGTCAGCAAAATGCGAGAAACTGCATTCCAACCAAAAACAACCTTGGACCAGGGAATTGATGAGGTAATCAAAAGGTACAAAGAATTAAAAAAAAACAACACTAATGTCTAA
- a CDS encoding DegT/DnrJ/EryC1/StrS family aminotransferase produces MKIPLMRKAFLNEVETKKALAEFILNADRLSMDVECGKFEKKFAEYQQCKHAVLFNSGGSANLAMLQALKNMGKLKDGDKVGFSALTWSTNTMPIIQMNMVPVVIDVTPEVINTTSQNLLERLETTDLQALFITNILGFTGDIDTIRQICAERNIILIEDNCESLGTELPEGRTGNFGIGASFSFFVAHHMSTIEGGMVCTSDDDFAEMLRIVRANGWDRNLNPEQQKKWRNQFGIETEFESKYTFYDLGYNFRPTEITGFLGQYQMQFLDKNISSREQNYLRIEKVVLENPDFLQLKHDHINVLSTFAFPFVCKTAALRTHYLQKFMDAGVEIRPMIAGNMQRQPFYQKYVKEVYNMPGADMMHNNGFYCGNYPELLEEDLTIFERLVCKN; encoded by the coding sequence ATGAAAATACCATTAATGCGCAAAGCCTTCTTAAATGAAGTCGAAACTAAAAAAGCCTTAGCAGAATTTATACTCAATGCAGACCGTTTAAGTATGGATGTGGAATGCGGGAAATTTGAAAAAAAATTCGCAGAATATCAACAATGTAAACACGCCGTTTTATTTAACAGCGGAGGAAGCGCAAATCTAGCAATGCTCCAAGCTCTGAAGAATATGGGTAAGCTGAAAGATGGGGATAAGGTCGGTTTTTCTGCGCTCACGTGGTCTACCAACACCATGCCGATTATTCAGATGAATATGGTTCCCGTGGTAATCGATGTAACTCCGGAAGTTATCAATACAACTTCGCAAAATCTATTAGAAAGATTAGAAACAACAGATCTTCAGGCACTTTTTATTACCAATATTTTAGGTTTCACAGGAGATATTGATACAATCAGACAGATCTGTGCAGAAAGAAATATTATTTTAATTGAAGACAACTGCGAATCTTTAGGCACAGAATTGCCAGAAGGAAGAACAGGAAACTTCGGAATTGGCGCCAGTTTTTCATTCTTTGTCGCACATCATATGAGTACAATAGAGGGCGGCATGGTTTGCACAAGTGATGATGATTTTGCAGAAATGCTTCGCATTGTACGAGCAAACGGATGGGACAGAAACCTGAATCCTGAACAGCAAAAAAAGTGGAGAAATCAATTTGGGATAGAAACCGAATTCGAATCCAAATATACATTCTACGATCTGGGATATAACTTCAGACCTACAGAAATTACCGGCTTTTTGGGACAATACCAAATGCAGTTTTTAGATAAAAACATCAGCTCAAGAGAGCAAAACTATCTGAGAATAGAAAAAGTAGTTCTGGAAAATCCTGATTTCCTTCAGTTGAAACATGATCATATTAATGTTCTATCCACTTTTGCATTTCCTTTTGTCTGTAAAACAGCCGCATTGAGAACACATTATTTGCAGAAATTTATGGATGCAGGAGTAGAAATACGCCCTATGATTGCAGGAAACATGCAACGCCAGCCATTTTATCAAAAATATGTAAAAGAAGTTTACAACATGCCTGGTGCAGATATGATGCACAACAATGGTTTCTACTGTGGAAATTATCCAGAACTTTTGGAAGAAGATCTCACGATTTTTGAGAGGTTAGTTTGTAAGAATTAA
- the gmd gene encoding GDP-mannose 4,6-dehydratase: MKVALITGVTGQDGSYLAEFLLEKGYEVHGIKRRASSFNTQRIDHIFRDLHEKNVKFKLHYGDLTDSTNLIRIIQEIQPDEIYNLGAMSHVKVSFDSPEYVANTDGIGTLRILEAIRILGLTKKTRIYQASTSELYGGLEKNKNEKGFYDENSPFYPRSPYGVAKIYGYWITVNYREAYGMFACNGILFNHESPRRGETFVTRKITMAAAKIALGLQDVLYLGNLNSQRDWGHAKDYVEAMWLILQQEKPEDYVIATGKTTYIRDFVRMAFLELGIELDFVGEAENEVAKVKSCSNAEYQLPIGKEVVKIDPAYYRPTEVDLLIGDPTKANTKLSWIPKYDVKMLCKEMINSDIELFLRK, translated from the coding sequence ATGAAAGTAGCATTAATAACAGGCGTAACCGGACAAGACGGATCATATTTAGCCGAATTTCTTCTTGAAAAAGGATATGAAGTACACGGGATCAAAAGGAGAGCATCATCATTTAATACCCAAAGAATAGACCACATCTTTCGCGATTTACACGAAAAAAATGTGAAATTTAAATTACACTACGGTGATCTTACAGATTCAACGAATTTGATAAGAATCATACAAGAAATTCAGCCGGACGAAATTTATAACCTTGGTGCGATGAGCCATGTAAAGGTAAGTTTTGATTCTCCGGAATATGTTGCTAATACCGACGGAATTGGAACTTTGAGAATCCTAGAAGCCATTAGAATTTTAGGCCTTACAAAAAAAACGCGTATTTATCAGGCTTCTACTTCTGAACTCTATGGTGGATTAGAAAAGAATAAAAATGAAAAAGGTTTCTATGATGAAAACTCACCATTCTACCCTAGATCACCATACGGTGTTGCCAAAATTTATGGCTATTGGATTACCGTGAACTACCGGGAGGCTTACGGTATGTTTGCCTGCAATGGCATTTTATTCAACCATGAGTCACCAAGAAGAGGCGAAACCTTCGTTACCAGAAAAATAACCATGGCTGCAGCAAAGATAGCCCTAGGATTGCAAGATGTGTTGTACCTAGGAAATCTAAATTCACAACGAGACTGGGGCCACGCCAAAGATTATGTAGAAGCAATGTGGCTAATATTACAGCAGGAGAAACCAGAAGACTACGTCATTGCAACCGGTAAAACCACATACATTAGAGATTTTGTGCGTATGGCATTTTTGGAATTGGGTATAGAATTAGACTTCGTGGGCGAGGCAGAAAATGAAGTAGCAAAAGTAAAATCATGTTCCAATGCAGAATATCAACTTCCTATAGGCAAAGAAGTAGTGAAAATTGATCCTGCATATTACCGTCCAACAGAGGTTGATCTTTTAATTGGAGATCCTACAAAAGCCAATACAAAACTGAGCTGGATTCCTAAGTATGATGTGAAAATGTTGTGTAAAGAAATGATCAATAGTGATATAGAACTTTTTCTAAGAAAATAA